Proteins encoded within one genomic window of Nordella sp. HKS 07:
- a CDS encoding sugar ABC transporter substrate-binding protein yields MKKYLQGILLGAAIAALSSAASAETKVQLVEVITSPQRTEFLRKELDEFEKANPDIKVEIVSLPWGQAFEKFLSMVQAGETPDIVEMPERWMGLYGNNGQLEDLGPYMKDWAELSTLGDRAKQFGSTVKNTQYMIPYGYYARAMFWNKKLFAEAGLTEAPKTIDEFTAAAQKIAALGNGKYGYCLRGGPGAFGGIQMFMNIMDGKPGFFNEDGTSTFNEEGSVKGLQMLQDMYKNGWVPKDSVSWGFNEIVTGFYTGTCAMLDQDPDALIGIAEKMKADDFAVAPMPTGPNGKSYPTLGYAGWSMFADSPVKKDAWKVIEFLSNNKQNLEWAKVVGVLPIHNGADQDAHFKTEQFKGWFEELSNPDKYVFVTPPTHLENLGVFYDSMVPTGFQEILLAKRSPKEVADEWATFLTGEQKKWMEKNK; encoded by the coding sequence ATGAAGAAATACCTGCAAGGCATTCTGCTCGGCGCCGCCATCGCGGCCTTGAGCAGCGCGGCTTCAGCCGAGACCAAGGTGCAGCTGGTGGAAGTGATCACCAGCCCGCAACGCACCGAATTCCTGCGCAAGGAGCTCGACGAATTCGAGAAGGCCAACCCCGATATCAAGGTCGAGATCGTATCGCTCCCCTGGGGCCAGGCCTTCGAGAAATTCCTGAGCATGGTGCAGGCGGGCGAGACGCCGGATATCGTCGAGATGCCGGAACGCTGGATGGGTCTCTACGGCAATAACGGCCAGCTCGAGGATCTTGGCCCCTATATGAAGGACTGGGCCGAGTTGTCGACATTGGGCGACCGCGCCAAGCAGTTCGGCTCCACGGTCAAGAACACGCAATATATGATTCCCTACGGCTATTACGCCCGCGCGATGTTCTGGAATAAGAAGCTGTTCGCCGAAGCGGGTCTCACCGAAGCGCCGAAGACGATCGACGAGTTCACCGCGGCGGCGCAGAAGATCGCGGCCCTCGGTAACGGCAAATACGGCTATTGCCTGAGAGGCGGCCCCGGCGCCTTCGGCGGCATCCAGATGTTCATGAACATCATGGACGGCAAGCCCGGCTTCTTCAACGAAGACGGCACCTCGACCTTCAACGAGGAAGGCTCGGTCAAGGGACTGCAGATGCTGCAGGATATGTACAAGAACGGCTGGGTGCCGAAGGACAGCGTCAGCTGGGGCTTCAATGAAATCGTCACCGGCTTCTACACCGGCACCTGCGCCATGCTCGACCAGGATCCGGATGCGTTGATCGGCATCGCCGAGAAGATGAAGGCGGATGATTTCGCCGTCGCGCCGATGCCGACCGGACCCAATGGCAAGTCCTATCCGACGCTGGGCTATGCCGGCTGGTCAATGTTCGCCGACAGCCCGGTCAAGAAGGACGCCTGGAAAGTCATCGAGTTCCTGTCCAACAACAAGCAGAATCTCGAATGGGCCAAGGTGGTGGGCGTGCTGCCGATCCACAATGGCGCCGACCAGGACGCGCATTTCAAGACCGAGCAGTTCAAGGGCTGGTTCGAGGAGCTGTCGAACCCGGACAAATATGTCTTCGTGACGCCACCGACACATCTCGAGAATCTGGGCGTGTTCTATGATTCCATGGTGCCGACCGGCTTCCAGGAAATCCTGCTCGCCAAGCGCTCGCCGAAGGAAGTCGCCGACGAATGGGCGACGTTCCTCACCGGCGAGCAGAAGAAGTGGATGGAGAAGAACAAGTAG
- a CDS encoding PLP-dependent transferase, whose protein sequence is MEAASLILTDDAPHVHDPVVGPIYQTSLFTFKDFAEMQKTFAGEGQGYIYSRVGNPTVHDFERRIAELEGAEAARGFSSGMAAISATVLSIVGAGDRIVAVRHCYGDAYRFFEKLLPRLGVRVDYVDGSDAEAVEAALPGAKLLYLESPSSMVFELQDITRLAKAARAQGITTVIDNSWATPIFQKPITHGVDLVLHSASKYIGGHSDTVAGVVAGSKALIARINELTHPFLGAKLSPLEAFLLVRGLRTLPFRLKRHMDSTLLIAERLRAHAHVTKIHHPVYSNHPGRATLSGFTGLFTFEVDEAIDIPRFADLLKFFRLGVSWGGHESLIVPVAASLAQTPGVNSFDRFKVSPRAIRLHVGLEDPDMLWADLENALAKSIKT, encoded by the coding sequence ATCGAAGCGGCGTCGCTGATCCTCACCGACGACGCGCCGCATGTCCATGATCCGGTGGTCGGCCCGATCTACCAGACCTCGCTCTTCACCTTCAAGGACTTCGCCGAAATGCAGAAGACCTTCGCCGGCGAAGGGCAAGGCTATATCTACAGCCGCGTCGGCAATCCGACGGTTCATGATTTCGAGCGGCGCATCGCCGAGCTCGAAGGCGCCGAAGCGGCGCGCGGCTTCTCCTCCGGGATGGCGGCGATCAGCGCCACCGTCCTGTCGATCGTCGGCGCCGGCGACCGCATCGTGGCGGTGCGTCATTGCTATGGCGATGCCTATCGCTTCTTCGAAAAGCTGCTGCCGCGCCTCGGCGTAAGGGTCGACTATGTCGACGGCTCGGATGCCGAAGCGGTCGAGGCGGCGCTGCCAGGTGCGAAGCTTCTCTATCTCGAAAGTCCGTCTTCCATGGTCTTCGAGCTCCAGGACATAACGCGCCTCGCCAAGGCGGCCCGCGCCCAAGGCATCACCACGGTCATCGACAATTCCTGGGCGACACCCATCTTCCAGAAGCCGATCACCCATGGCGTTGATCTCGTGCTGCACTCGGCCTCGAAATATATCGGCGGCCACAGCGACACGGTGGCGGGTGTCGTAGCGGGCTCCAAGGCGCTTATCGCGCGCATCAACGAGCTCACCCATCCTTTCCTTGGCGCCAAGCTCTCCCCACTCGAAGCCTTCCTCCTGGTCCGGGGCCTGCGCACCTTGCCCTTCCGGCTCAAGCGCCACATGGACAGCACGCTCCTCATCGCCGAGCGCCTGCGCGCACACGCCCATGTCACAAAGATCCATCACCCGGTCTATTCCAACCATCCCGGCCGGGCCACGCTCTCGGGCTTCACAGGCCTCTTCACTTTCGAGGTCGATGAGGCGATCGATATTCCGCGCTTCGCCGATCTGCTCAAGTTCTTCCGCCTGGGCGTGAGCTGGGGCGGGCATGAAAGCCTCATCGTGCCGGTGGCGGCCTCGCTCGCCCAGACACCCGGCGTCAATTCATTCGACCGCTTCAAGGTCAGCCCGCGCGCCATAAGGCTGCATGTCGGATTGGAAGATCCCGACATGCTGTGGGCCGATCTGGAGAATGCCCTGGCAAAAAGCATCAAGACTTGA
- a CDS encoding FadR/GntR family transcriptional regulator codes for MKSKPSNSGLLSPVKSQTLDSAVIDALAAYVEEARIEPGDKLPSERMLCERLQVSRPTVREALKRWEALGIVEMRKGSGVYLRKAVGRNIVHVPLVLSRSSNVKDLLHGLQVRRALEGEAAAICAASASADRIATIEKALDRMEAAHAVGNSSEEDWEYHQSIIEATGNPLFTQIVQSMRDLVHQFWENPLQIPNFAEASFPFHRTMFDAIARRDPATARAEALKIIDSVGSEIREAYPGEA; via the coding sequence GTGAAATCAAAGCCGTCAAATTCCGGCCTTCTCAGCCCGGTCAAGAGCCAAACCCTTGATTCCGCTGTGATCGATGCCCTTGCCGCCTATGTGGAGGAGGCCCGGATCGAGCCCGGCGACAAGCTCCCTTCCGAACGGATGCTGTGCGAGCGGCTGCAGGTCAGCCGCCCCACCGTGCGCGAGGCGCTCAAACGCTGGGAAGCGCTCGGCATTGTCGAAATGCGCAAAGGCTCGGGCGTTTATCTGCGCAAGGCGGTCGGCCGCAATATCGTGCATGTGCCGCTGGTGCTCAGCCGTTCGTCCAATGTGAAGGACCTGCTGCATGGCCTTCAGGTGCGCCGCGCGCTCGAAGGCGAGGCTGCCGCGATCTGCGCGGCTTCCGCTTCAGCCGACCGCATCGCGACAATCGAGAAGGCGCTCGACCGCATGGAAGCCGCCCACGCCGTCGGCAATTCATCGGAAGAGGACTGGGAATATCACCAGTCGATCATCGAGGCGACGGGCAATCCTCTCTTCACCCAGATCGTCCAGTCGATGCGCGACCTCGTGCATCAGTTCTGGGAGAACCCGCTGCAGATCCCGAATTTCGCGGAAGCGTCCTTTCCCTTCCACCGCACCATGTTCGACGCCATCGCCCGGCGCGATCCCGCCACCGCGCGCGCCGAAGCGCTGAAGATCATCGACAGCGTCGGCAGTGAAATCCGTGAGGCCTATCCCGGTGAAGCATGA
- a CDS encoding ABC transporter permease, whose protein sequence is MKEWRFWLAEQRQTLMAIGIFAVMFAIYVSNHPAGFTANVVQTAANKSVLLAFVAMAQTLVVITAGIDLSVGMIFILTNCLASWLVVGGAGATTLGVIAVLGSGLACGILNGLIVIYGRLQPIVATIATGAAYFGIALLLRPYPGGSVNEVLADALTGKLFGVVPASLVALAAVVLVVWVPFSRSVLGRAAYAAGSSEPAAYMSGMPIRRAKFLAYALAGLLASIGGLFLTFFTYTGEAAYASGNAYTLFSIAAVVLGGVSLFGGKGSVIGAIFGAFAFRTIGDLLFVFDFDPLWQPLFQGVVLLIAVSLGAFGLFRVRNRLEWFG, encoded by the coding sequence ATGAAGGAATGGCGTTTCTGGCTGGCCGAGCAGCGCCAGACCTTGATGGCAATCGGCATCTTCGCCGTCATGTTTGCTATCTATGTCTCCAATCATCCGGCGGGCTTCACTGCCAATGTGGTGCAGACCGCCGCCAATAAGAGCGTGCTCCTCGCCTTCGTCGCGATGGCGCAGACGCTGGTGGTGATCACCGCCGGCATCGATCTCTCCGTCGGCATGATCTTCATCCTCACCAACTGCCTCGCCTCCTGGCTTGTCGTCGGCGGTGCCGGCGCAACCACGCTGGGCGTGATCGCGGTGCTGGGCTCTGGCCTCGCCTGCGGCATCCTCAACGGGCTGATCGTGATTTATGGCCGGCTGCAGCCGATCGTCGCCACCATCGCCACCGGGGCCGCCTATTTCGGGATCGCTCTGCTGCTGCGGCCCTATCCAGGCGGCTCGGTGAATGAGGTTCTGGCCGATGCCTTGACCGGCAAGTTGTTTGGCGTTGTGCCTGCGAGCCTCGTGGCTCTCGCTGCCGTGGTGCTGGTGGTCTGGGTGCCGTTCAGCCGTTCGGTGCTGGGCCGCGCCGCCTATGCCGCAGGCTCGTCCGAACCCGCGGCCTATATGTCCGGCATGCCGATACGCCGGGCGAAATTCCTGGCCTATGCGCTCGCCGGCCTGCTCGCCTCGATCGGCGGCCTTTTTCTCACCTTCTTCACCTATACGGGCGAGGCCGCTTATGCGAGCGGCAATGCCTATACGCTCTTCTCCATCGCCGCCGTGGTGCTGGGCGGCGTATCGCTCTTCGGCGGCAAGGGCAGCGTCATCGGCGCGATCTTCGGCGCTTTCGCCTTCCGCACCATCGGCGATCTCCTCTTCGTCTTCGATTTCGACCCCCTATGGCAGCCGCTGTTCCAGGGCGTAGTATTGCTGATCGCCGTCAGCCTCGGCGCCTTCGGCCTGTTCCGTGTCCGCAATCGGCTGGAGTGGTTCGGATGA
- a CDS encoding sugar ABC transporter ATP-binding protein: MTSQETATAPPLFSMSGISKYYGGVRALEKAELTVMPGRIHGILGENGAGKSTLIKIMAGVVASDEGRLLLEGREVSFASPADAASSGIACVFQELSLIPDLSVADNICISNPPRRFGMIDRQAQRVIAGDALARAGADDIHPRTLVKDLPLSRRQMVEIAKALARKPRILILDEATSALTAGDVAKIFAVLKRFRSEGMALLYISHRMHEIAELADECTVFRNGRNVATYKAGTRSETEVVEMMIGREYKNVFPPKPVHVSRPEPPVLECRDLGWDDRLRNISLTVGEGEVVGLGGLDGQGQRDLLLALFGVLRGTTGEILIDGKPKSIASPSKACDRSIGMALIPEDRKTEGLMLPMTVRENLSFAALDRVARRGIIDRDKEEELIDEMVRLLTIKTAGLDIPVGALSGGNQQKVVIAKWLMRSPRLILLNDPTRGIDVGTKQELYALLRRLADQGAAILFYSTDYDELIGCCDRVLVLYDGSIINELSGDRLTERALVASALNVDQARMKEVRT; the protein is encoded by the coding sequence ATGACCAGTCAGGAAACCGCGACGGCGCCCCCGCTGTTCAGCATGTCGGGGATCTCCAAATATTATGGCGGCGTGCGTGCGCTTGAAAAAGCCGAGCTCACCGTCATGCCCGGCCGCATCCACGGCATTCTCGGGGAGAATGGCGCCGGCAAATCGACGCTTATCAAGATCATGGCCGGCGTCGTGGCGTCCGATGAAGGCCGCCTCCTACTCGAGGGCCGCGAGGTGAGTTTCGCGTCACCCGCCGACGCCGCCTCTTCCGGCATCGCCTGTGTTTTCCAGGAGCTGTCGCTGATCCCGGATCTCAGCGTCGCCGACAATATCTGCATCTCCAATCCGCCGCGCCGTTTCGGCATGATCGACCGCCAGGCGCAGCGCGTCATCGCCGGCGACGCGCTGGCGCGTGCCGGCGCCGATGATATCCATCCGCGCACCCTGGTGAAGGATCTGCCGCTGTCGCGCCGCCAGATGGTGGAGATCGCCAAGGCCCTCGCCCGGAAGCCCCGCATTCTGATCCTCGACGAGGCGACCTCGGCCTTGACGGCCGGCGACGTCGCCAAGATCTTCGCCGTCCTGAAGAGATTCCGCTCGGAGGGCATGGCGCTCCTCTATATCTCGCATCGCATGCATGAGATCGCCGAGCTCGCCGATGAATGCACAGTCTTCCGCAACGGCCGCAATGTCGCGACTTACAAGGCCGGCACCCGCAGCGAGACCGAAGTGGTCGAGATGATGATCGGACGCGAATACAAGAATGTCTTTCCCCCGAAGCCCGTGCATGTTTCCCGTCCTGAACCGCCGGTGCTCGAATGCCGCGATCTCGGTTGGGATGATCGCCTGCGCAACATCTCGCTGACTGTCGGCGAAGGCGAGGTCGTCGGCCTGGGCGGTCTCGACGGCCAGGGCCAGCGCGATCTGCTGCTCGCTCTGTTCGGCGTTCTGCGTGGCACCACGGGAGAGATCCTCATCGATGGCAAGCCCAAATCCATCGCCAGTCCCTCCAAAGCCTGCGACCGGAGTATCGGCATGGCGCTCATTCCGGAGGACCGCAAGACCGAGGGTCTCATGCTGCCGATGACGGTGCGCGAGAACCTCTCCTTCGCCGCGCTCGATCGCGTGGCGCGCCGCGGCATCATCGACCGCGACAAGGAGGAGGAGCTCATCGACGAGATGGTGCGCCTGCTCACCATCAAGACCGCCGGACTCGACATCCCGGTCGGCGCGCTGTCGGGCGGCAATCAGCAGAAGGTCGTCATCGCCAAATGGCTGATGCGCAGTCCGCGCCTGATCCTGCTCAACGATCCCACCCGCGGCATCGACGTCGGCACCAAGCAGGAGCTCTATGCGCTGCTGCGCCGGCTCGCCGATCAAGGCGCGGCTATCCTGTTCTATTCGACCGACTATGACGAGTTGATCGGCTGCTGCGACCGCGTGCTCGTCCTCTACGATGGCAGCATCATCAACGAGCTCTCGGGCGACAGGCTCACTGAGCGTGCTTTGGTCGCCAGCGCCCTCAATGTCGATCAGGCGCGGATGAAGGAGGTCCGCACATGA
- a CDS encoding sugar ABC transporter substrate-binding protein, whose amino-acid sequence MNSLVKRACLVSVAGAFSLGLSFSSTSWAQEVVAGPSADANCFVPWTAETKFFKYPKKEGPYRIALANGYIANTWRIQMIQTAKAYAAQPDVAAKLKEFKVVSTGEDVPAQISAINNFIDSGYDAIVVNAQNPTAFAPVIKRAKDAGVILVAFDNILDTQDAINVNVDQKGLGVLWANWLAKHLPDGGKVLEVRGVAGTSVDTDRHNGIHETLDATGKKWEVVEVLGKWDDPTAQKATADAIAVHKKFDGITAQGGDTGVVQAMIDAKHPFVPFGGETENGFRKFCAKFAGEGLKCSSAGTGPAQVAVAIKTAIAALEGEVVPQSVKLPLAIVEDPNFKEGQDFFPDQSDNFFVGNSFPTCGINFSAQEIMGQTKENQ is encoded by the coding sequence ATGAACTCGCTAGTGAAACGGGCGTGCCTTGTTTCCGTTGCCGGGGCATTCTCTCTCGGCTTGAGCTTCAGCAGCACCAGTTGGGCGCAAGAGGTCGTCGCCGGTCCAAGCGCGGATGCCAATTGCTTCGTACCCTGGACGGCCGAAACCAAGTTCTTCAAATATCCGAAGAAGGAAGGGCCCTACCGCATCGCGCTGGCCAACGGCTATATCGCCAATACCTGGCGCATCCAGATGATCCAGACCGCTAAAGCCTATGCGGCGCAGCCCGATGTCGCCGCCAAGCTGAAGGAATTCAAGGTCGTTTCGACCGGCGAGGACGTGCCGGCACAGATCTCGGCGATCAACAACTTCATCGACTCGGGCTATGACGCGATCGTCGTCAACGCCCAGAACCCAACCGCCTTCGCTCCCGTCATCAAGCGCGCCAAGGATGCCGGCGTCATCCTCGTCGCCTTCGACAACATCCTCGACACCCAGGATGCGATCAATGTGAATGTCGATCAGAAGGGCCTGGGCGTCCTGTGGGCGAACTGGCTCGCCAAGCATCTGCCCGATGGCGGCAAGGTCCTTGAAGTGCGCGGCGTCGCCGGCACCTCGGTCGACACCGACCGCCACAACGGCATCCATGAGACGCTCGATGCCACCGGCAAGAAGTGGGAAGTCGTCGAAGTGCTTGGCAAATGGGACGACCCGACCGCCCAGAAGGCGACTGCCGACGCGATCGCCGTGCACAAGAAGTTCGACGGCATCACCGCGCAGGGCGGCGACACCGGCGTCGTGCAGGCGATGATCGACGCCAAGCATCCCTTCGTGCCCTTCGGCGGCGAGACCGAGAACGGCTTCCGCAAATTCTGCGCCAAATTCGCCGGCGAAGGCCTGAAATGCTCGTCCGCCGGCACGGGCCCTGCCCAGGTGGCGGTGGCGATCAAGACGGCCATCGCCGCACTTGAAGGCGAGGTCGTGCCGCAGTCGGTCAAGCTGCCGCTCGCCATCGTCGAGGATCCGAACTTCAAGGAAGGCCAGGACTTCTTCCCGGACCAGTCGGATAACTTCTTCGTCGGCAATTCCTTCCCCACCTGCGGGATCAATTTCTCCGCCCAGGAAATCATGGGACAGACGAAAGAGAATCAGTAA
- a CDS encoding LacI family DNA-binding transcriptional regulator, which yields MPRKQRRPRSKLSDVAARAGVSAVTVSRALRRPEMVSPQLRERIDAAIRDLAYIPNRAASILASSRSNVIGVVVSSLTNGVFADYLRALHDMFQPAGFQVMVLNSRYSPLEEEKAIVTLLGQRPEALILADVDQTPYARELLEHAGIPIVQTMGLTDTPIDINIGISQYEAGGLATRHLIDLGHRRIGTLAARLDSRTRNRVAGYTDAMKAAGYFDETLLELSPRPSTVRQGGELFSVLLARRPDLEAVFCANDDLALGALFECARRGVKVPEEMSVVGFNDLEFAASSCPALTTIAVPRHEMGRLSAEIVLEITRGSGMRPKKTRIDLGFKLALRGSTMAAAAAVQSHLW from the coding sequence ATGCCGCGTAAACAGCGCCGGCCGCGTAGTAAATTGTCGGATGTCGCCGCGCGTGCCGGGGTGAGCGCGGTGACGGTGTCGCGCGCATTGCGCCGGCCGGAAATGGTCTCACCGCAGTTGCGCGAGCGTATCGATGCGGCGATCAGGGATCTGGCCTATATTCCCAATCGCGCCGCCAGCATACTGGCGTCCTCGCGGTCAAATGTCATCGGCGTCGTGGTTTCATCCCTCACCAACGGCGTCTTCGCCGATTATCTGCGGGCGCTGCACGATATGTTCCAGCCGGCGGGCTTCCAGGTCATGGTGCTGAACAGCCGGTATTCGCCGCTTGAGGAAGAAAAAGCGATCGTGACTTTGCTGGGCCAGCGGCCCGAGGCGCTGATCCTCGCCGATGTCGACCAGACACCCTACGCGCGCGAGCTGCTCGAGCATGCCGGCATCCCGATCGTCCAGACCATGGGGCTTACCGACACGCCTATCGATATCAATATCGGCATATCGCAGTATGAGGCCGGCGGTCTCGCGACCCGGCATCTCATTGACCTGGGTCATCGCCGCATCGGCACACTCGCGGCGCGTCTCGATTCACGTACGCGCAACCGCGTCGCCGGCTATACCGATGCAATGAAGGCGGCGGGATATTTTGATGAGACCCTGCTGGAGCTGAGCCCGCGGCCCTCCACGGTGCGCCAGGGCGGCGAGCTCTTTTCCGTCCTGCTTGCCCGCCGTCCCGATCTCGAGGCTGTGTTCTGCGCCAATGACGATCTGGCGCTGGGGGCGCTGTTCGAATGCGCGCGCCGTGGTGTCAAGGTGCCGGAGGAGATGTCGGTCGTCGGCTTCAACGATCTCGAATTCGCGGCCAGCTCCTGTCCCGCTTTGACGACGATCGCCGTGCCGCGCCACGAGATGGGGCGTCTCAGCGCCGAGATCGTGCTGGAGATCACGCGCGGCTCGGGTATGCGGCCGAAAAAGACACGCATCGACCTCGGCTTCAAGCTTGCTTTGCGCGGTTCGACCATGGCCGCGGCAGCCGCTGTGCAATCTCACTTATGGTGA
- a CDS encoding LysR family transcriptional regulator, translating into MSWPHRIFAGQFTDFELKLLRVFRAVADCGGFSAAEAEIGLTKSAISKHVSDLEIRLGVRLCERGRSGFALTEEGKVVYEAISQLLVSLEEFRSRINAFHSELIGEFYIGFIDTLVTNETAPLREILSDYSKANPAVRLNMMIGSASEIDRAVDERRLHIGVSVADERPSGALITPLAVERSLLYCGAGHEAFALSDADLTDERLAQYKLVQHGYSLAENRAFEEMGLKSAATSHQTEGVLFLVLAGTHLGFLPTHYAGAWEARGMIRPIRPAEIAKETKIVVKAHRASLANPMVRSFLSMVKASKPEAKARPPAGR; encoded by the coding sequence ATGAGCTGGCCGCACCGTATCTTTGCCGGACAATTCACCGATTTCGAGCTGAAGCTCCTGCGCGTCTTCCGCGCCGTCGCCGATTGCGGTGGCTTCTCGGCGGCCGAAGCCGAGATCGGCCTCACCAAATCGGCGATCAGCAAGCATGTGAGCGATCTCGAGATTCGTCTCGGTGTCAGGCTGTGCGAGCGCGGCCGCAGCGGCTTCGCCCTGACCGAGGAGGGCAAAGTCGTCTATGAAGCGATTTCGCAGCTTCTCGTATCGCTTGAGGAATTCCGCTCGCGCATCAACGCCTTCCATTCCGAACTGATCGGTGAATTCTACATCGGCTTCATCGACACGCTGGTCACCAATGAGACGGCGCCACTGCGTGAGATCCTGTCCGATTATTCCAAGGCCAATCCGGCGGTGCGTCTCAACATGATGATCGGCTCGGCAAGCGAGATCGACCGCGCCGTCGATGAGCGGCGGCTTCATATCGGCGTCTCGGTAGCCGACGAGCGGCCGTCAGGGGCGCTCATCACGCCCTTGGCGGTGGAACGCAGCCTGCTCTATTGCGGCGCAGGCCATGAGGCTTTCGCCCTTTCCGACGCCGACCTGACCGATGAGCGCCTCGCGCAGTACAAGCTGGTCCAGCACGGCTATTCGCTGGCCGAGAACCGCGCCTTCGAGGAAATGGGGCTCAAATCCGCCGCCACATCGCATCAGACCGAGGGCGTGCTCTTCCTGGTGCTCGCCGGCACCCATCTGGGGTTCCTGCCGACACATTATGCCGGCGCCTGGGAAGCACGCGGAATGATCCGTCCCATCCGTCCGGCAGAGATCGCCAAGGAAACGAAGATCGTCGTCAAGGCGCATCGTGCCTCCCTCGCCAATCCGATGGTGCGCAGCTTCCTGTCGATGGTGAAGGCGAGCAAGCCGGAAGCTAAAGCCCGGCCACCGGCCGGCCGATGA
- a CDS encoding succinylglutamate desuccinylase/aspartoacylase family protein, whose product MRASIDIDLDAPGRQSGRVSLPALLANGEERLITTPIYCLAQGEGPTLVLTAGVHGDEYEGQIALSELARSLDIGSLRGRVIILPRVNGPACEAGVRSTPIDGLNLNRAFPGRADGSFTSRLAFFVESELYGRADYAADFHCGGAILHFLPSTLFVVTGEVEEDRCRLDLARAFGARHCMLFGAKTMGVEVGIDAAMLRRKVIGISGEYGGSAEVTPVALDLCRTGLTRLLDHLGITPSASPFKVVEPELIDVRLDDCYVIAQTEGLFEPLALLGTRIEAGAPVGRLHRPDRPGDDPVLLHSRSGGVVMACRSLARSAAGDWLYIIGRPVAGL is encoded by the coding sequence ATGCGCGCGTCCATCGACATCGATCTCGATGCGCCTGGCAGGCAATCGGGCCGGGTGAGCCTTCCGGCTCTCCTGGCCAATGGCGAGGAGCGTCTCATCACCACGCCGATCTACTGCCTGGCGCAAGGCGAGGGCCCGACCCTGGTTCTCACCGCGGGTGTTCATGGCGATGAATATGAAGGCCAGATCGCGTTGTCGGAGCTGGCGCGAAGCCTAGACATCGGGAGCCTCAGGGGCCGGGTCATCATCCTCCCGCGGGTGAATGGCCCCGCCTGTGAAGCAGGTGTGCGAAGTACCCCCATCGACGGGCTCAATCTCAACCGCGCCTTTCCCGGGCGAGCCGACGGTTCCTTCACCAGCCGGCTCGCTTTCTTCGTTGAGTCCGAACTCTATGGCCGCGCCGACTATGCCGCCGATTTCCATTGCGGCGGGGCCATATTGCATTTCCTGCCGTCGACGCTGTTCGTCGTGACCGGTGAAGTCGAAGAGGACCGGTGCCGGCTCGACCTGGCGCGGGCCTTCGGGGCGCGCCATTGCATGCTGTTCGGCGCCAAGACCATGGGCGTCGAGGTGGGCATTGATGCGGCGATGCTGCGTCGGAAGGTCATCGGCATCAGCGGGGAATATGGCGGATCGGCGGAAGTCACGCCGGTTGCTTTGGACCTGTGCCGGACGGGGCTCACGCGCCTCCTCGATCATCTCGGCATTACACCGTCAGCTTCGCCATTCAAAGTCGTCGAGCCCGAACTCATCGATGTCCGGCTTGATGATTGCTATGTGATCGCCCAAACGGAGGGACTATTCGAGCCACTGGCGCTGCTCGGCACGCGGATCGAAGCGGGTGCCCCGGTCGGGCGTCTTCATCGTCCGGACCGGCCGGGCGACGATCCCGTGCTTCTTCATAGCCGGTCTGGCGGCGTGGTGATGGCGTGCCGGTCCTTGGCGCGCTCGGCCGCCGGCGACTGGCTCTATATCATCGGCCGGCCGGTGGCCGGGCTTTAG